In Mustela nigripes isolate SB6536 chromosome 10, MUSNIG.SB6536, whole genome shotgun sequence, one DNA window encodes the following:
- the LRRC71 gene encoding leucine-rich repeat-containing protein 71, whose protein sequence is MSGEASAPGVSPRAPRPGTQKSSGAVTKKGDRATKEKPVTVLQPVGEEEPKNPEEYQCTGVLETDFAELCTRSGYTDFPKVVPRPRPHPAFVPSASMSEKPALDDQRLSGSCSLNSLESKYVFFRPTVQVELEPEDKSVKEVFIRGWKVEERILGIFSKCLPPLSQLQAINLWKVGLTDKTLTAFIALLPLCAPTLRKVSLEGNPLPEQSYHKLMALDSTISHLSLRNNDIDDHGAQLLGQALSTLHSCNRSLVSLNLGFNHIGDAGAGYIADGLRLNRALLWLSLAHNRIQDQGALKLAEVLRPFELTHTEVVERRRLLLEKGSQERSRSPSSSRHGDSKGEKNPFTGVSNVALSEKPDKTPATKTLKGLGKKKDKSGDGAKREEKPGSGQSPTQGTLKKDDAKASKGKVTIPEQKPNKGKGPKIGNKEKRSFLLESELVSEPSEVVNPLLEPVEHREGKVFMPGNKVLLHLNLTRNRITEVGLEGFLATVQHQAQFSKSKSAAKGPVGLLCLSLAKNYFSPQCPTYTMIQELMLPRDPISKAKPREEEPAAAST, encoded by the exons ATGTCGGGGGAGGCGAGTGCGCCCGGGGTCTCCCCTCGGGCCCCGCGTCCCGGGACCCAGAAGTCGTCCGGTGCGGTGACCAAGAAGGGGGATCGCGCGACCAAGGAGAAGCCGGTCACTGTTCTGCAGCCGGTGGGCGAGGAGGAGCCCAAGAACCCTG AGGAGTACCAGTGCACCGGGGTCCTCGAGACGGATTTCGCTGAGCTCTGCACGCGCTCGGGCTACACCGACTTCCCCAAAGTTGTCCCCCGGCCTCGCCCGCACCCGGCCTTCGTCCCCTCGGCCTCGATGTCGGAAAAGCCCGCCTTAG ACGATCAGCGCCTGTCGGGGTCTTGCAGCCTCAACAGTCTGGAGAGCAAGTACGTGTTCTTCCGGCCCACGGTGCAGGTGGAGCTGGAGCCTGAGGACAAGTCGGTGAAGGAGGTCTTCATCCGCG GCTGGAAGGTCGAGGAGCGGATCTTGGGAATCTTCTCGAAATGCCTGCCTCCGCTCAGCCAGCTGCAGGCCATCAA CCTGTGGAAGGTGGGGCTGACCGATAAGACCCTGACGGCCTTCATCGCTCTCCTGCCTCTGTGCGCACCCACGCTCAG GAAGGTGTCTCTGGAGGGTAACCCGCTGCCCGAGCAGTCCTATCACAAGCTCATGGCACTGGACAGCAC CATCTCCCACTTGTCCCTGCGGAACAACGACATTGACGACCACGGGGCTCAGCTGCTGGGCCAGGCTCTGTCCACACTGCACAGCTGCAACCGCTCCCTGGTCTCACTCAACCTGGGCTTCAACCACATCGGGGATGCAGGCGCTGGCTACATCGCCGAT GGCCTCAGGTTGAATCGTGCCCTGCTCTGGCTGTCCCTGGCGCACAACCGTATCCAGGACCAGGGCGCCCTGAAGCTGGCCGAG GTCCTGCGCCCCTTTGAGCTGACACACACGGAGGTAGTGGAGCGCCGCCGCCTTCTGCTGGAAAAGGGGTCTCAGGAGCGCTCGCGATCG CCTTCCTCCTCCCGACACGGGGACTCCAAAGGCGAGAAGAACCCCTTCACGGGGGTCAGCAATGTTGCCCTGTCGGAGAAGCCAGACAAGACGCCCGCCACGAAGACCCTGAAAGGCCTGGGCAAGAAAAAGGATAAGTCAGGG GACGGGgcgaagagagaggagaagccgGGGTCAGGGCAGTCACCCACACAGGGGACCCTGAAGAAAGACGACGCCAAGGCCTCCAAGGGGA agGTCACCATCCCGGAGCAGAAGCCCAACAAGGGGAAGGGGCCCAAGATAGGAAACAAAGAGAAGCGCAGCTTCCTGCTGGAGTCCGAG CTGGTCTCCGAGCCTTCAGAGGTGGTTAACCCTCTCCTGGAGCCCGTGGAGCACCGAGAGGGGAAAGTGTTCATGCCTGGGAACAAGGTCCTTCTGCACCTCAACCTCACCC GAAACCGCATCACCGAGGTGGGGCTGGAGGGCTTCTTGGCCACCGTGCAGCACCAGGCCCAGTTCTCCAAGTCCAAGAGCGCGGCCAAGGGCCCCGTGGGGCTGCTGTGCCTGTCCCTGGCG aAAAATTACTTCTCCCCGCAATGTCCCACGTACACCATGATCCAGGAGCTGATGCTGCCCAGGGACCCCATCAGCAAGGCCAAGCCCAGAGAGGAGGAGCCCGCGGCGGCCTCCAcctag
- the PEAR1 gene encoding platelet endothelial aggregation receptor 1 isoform X1, translating to MLPPLCPLQLLTLGLGLAGALSPSDPNTCSFWESFTTITKESHSRPFSLLPSEPCDRPWESPHACPQPTVVYRPVYRQVVRTEHRKRLRCCQGFYESGDTCVPLCAQECVHGRCVAPGRCQCEQGWRGDDCSSACAPGVWGPQCDEPCHCGNSSSCDPKSGACFCPLGLQPPRCLQPCPPGQYGPACGLRCRCHGAPCDPRTGACFCPPERKGPSCEMSCLPGPAGFCPRTQPCHNGGVYQASQGSCSCPPGWMGTICSLPCPEGFHGPNCSQECHCHNGGLCDRFTGQCRCAPGYTGDRCREECPVGRFGQDCAETCDCAQGARCFPANGACLCEHGFTGDRCAERLCPDGLYGLSCQEPCTCDPEHSLSCHPMSGECSCLPGWAGLHCNESCPQDTHGPGCQEHCLCLHGGVCQPDSGRCRCAPGYTGPHCASLCPPDTYGVDCSARCSCDNAIACSPVDGACVCKEGWQRGNCSVPCSPGTWGFGCNASCQCAHEAACSPRTGACTCTPGWHGVHCQLPCPKGQFGKGCASRCDCDHSDGCDPVHGHCQCQAGWTGARCHLPCPDGLWGADCSKSCTCKNGGTCLPENGNCVCAPGFRGPSCQKSCQPGRYGKRCVPCKCANHSSCHPSDGTCYCLAGWTGPNCSQPCPLGHWGADCAQSCQCGHGGTCHPQDGSCFCPPGWTGRLCLEGCSPGTFGANCSQPCQCGPGERCHPVTGACVCPPEDSGAPCRIGNQEPFTMMPTSPVAYNSLGAVIGIAVLGSLVVALLVLFVGYRHWQKGKEHRHLVVAYSGGHLDSSEYVMPDVPPSYSHYYSNPSYHTLSQCSPNPLPPNKVPGSQPFAGFQGPDNHSTLPADWKHRREPRPGPLERGPISEEGLGASVASLSNENPYATIRDLPSLLRSPRESSYVEMKGPPAGPPPRQPAQVWDSQRRRHPQPQRDSGTYEEPSPLTYDRDSVGSQPPLPPGLPPGHYDSPKNSHIPGHYDLPPVRHPPSPPLRRQDR from the exons ATGTTACCACCTCTGTGCCCCCTGCAACTCCTgaccctgggcctggggctggctggAGCCCTCAGCCCCAGTGACCCCAACACCTGCAGCTTCTGGGAAAG CTTCACCACCATCACCAAGGAGTCCCACTCCCGCCCCTTCAGCCTGCTCCCCTCAGAGCCCTGTGACCGGCCCTGGGAGAGCCCCCACGCCTGCCCCCAGCCCAC GGTCGTCTACAGGCCGGTGTACCGCCAGGTGGTGAGGACGGAGCACCGGAAACGCCTGCGCTGTTGCCAAGGCTTCTATGAGAGCGGGGACACCTGTGTCC CGCTCTGTGCCCAGGAGTGCGTCCACGGCCGCTGTGTGGCTCCCGGCCGGTGCCAGTGTGAGCAGGGCTGGCGGGGCGACGACTGCTCCAGCG CCTGTGCCCCAGGCGTGTGGGGACCTCAGTGTGACGAGCCCTGCCACTGCGGGAACAGCAGCTCCTGCGACCCCAAgagcggagcctgcttctgccccttgGGCCTGCAGCCCCCACGttgcctccagccctgcccccccGGCCAGTACGGCCCCGCCTGCGGGTTACGCTGCAGGTGCCACGGAGCGCCCTGTGACCCCCGGAccggagcctgcttctgccccccgGAGAGGAAGGGGCCCAG CTGTGAGATGTCCTGTCTCCCGGGCCCCGCTGGCTTCTGCCCCAGAACCCAACCTTGCCACAACGGGGGTGTCTACCAGGCCTCCCAGGGCTCCTGCAGCTGCCCACCTGGTTGGATG GGCACCAtctgctccctgccctgcccagagGGCTTCCATGGACCCAACTGCTCCCAAGAGTGCCACTGTCACAATGGTGGTCTCTGCGACCGATTCACTGGCCAGTGTCGCTGCGCCCCAGGCTACACGGGGGATCG GTGCCGTGAGGAGTGCCCCGTGGGCCGCTTCGGCCAGGACTGTGCAGAGACGTGCGACTGCGCCCAGGGCGCGCGCTGCTTCCCGGCCAACGGTGCGTGTCTGTGCGAACACGGCTTCACTGGGGACCGCTGCGCCGAGCGCCTCTGCCCCGACGGCCTCTACGGCCTCAGCTGCCAGGAGCCCTGCACCTGCGACCCAGAGCACAGCCTCAG CTGCCACCCGATGAGCGGGGAGTGCTCGTGCCTGCCGGGCTGGGCCGGCCTGCACTGCAACGAGAGCTGCCCGCAGGACACGCACGGGCCCGGCTGCCAGGAGCACTGCCTCTGCCTCCACGGCGGCGTGTGCCAGCCCGACAGCGGCCGGTGCCGCTGTGCGCCCGGCTACACG GGCCCGCACTGCGCCAGCCTCTGCCCCCCCGACACCTATGGAGTCGACTGCAGCGCGCGCTGCTCCTGCGACAACGCCATCGCCTGCTCGCCGGTGGACGGCGCCTGCGTGTGCAAGGAGG GTTGGCAGCGTGGTAACTGCTCCGTGCCCTGCTCGCCTGGAACCTGGGGCTTCGGTTGCAACGCCAGCTGCCAGTGTGCCCACGAGGCAGCTTGCAGCCCCCGAACCGGAGCCTGCACCTGCACCCCTGGGTGGCACGGAGTGCACTGCCAGCTCCCCTGCCCG AAGGGGCAGTTTGGCAAAGGCTGTGCCAGCCGCTGTGACTGTGACCACTCTGATGGCTGCGACCCTGTTCATGGACACTGCCAGTGCCAGGCCGGCTGGACGG GGGCCCGCTGCCACCTGCCCTGCCCCGACGGCCTCTGGGGAGCCGACTGCAGTAAGAGCTGCACCTGCAAGAACGGGGGTACCTGCCTCCCGGAGAACGGCAATTGCGTGTGCGCCCCTGGATTCCGAGGGCCCTCCTGCCAGAAGT CCTGCCAGCCTGGCCGCTATGGCAAACGCTGTGTGCCCTGCAAGTGTGCCAACCACTCCTCCTGCCACCCCTCGGACGGGACCTGCTACTGCCTGGCCGGCTGGACAGGCCCCAATTGCTCCCAGC CATGCCCTCTAGGACACTGGGGAGCTGACTGTGCCCAGTCCTGCCAGTGTGGCCATGGGGGCACCTGCCACCCCCAGGATGGGAGCTGTTTCTGCCCCCCAGGCTGGACAGGACGCCTCTGCTTGGAAG GCTGCTCTCCCGGGACGTTCGGAGCCAACTGCTCCCAGCCATGCCAGTGCGGTCCAGGAGAGAGGTGCCACCCCGTCACGGGGGCCTGTGTGTGTCCCCCAGAGGACAGCGGTGCCCCCTGCAGGATTG GAAACCAGGAGCCCTTCACCATGATGCCTACCTCTCCCGTGGCCTACAACTCGCTGGGGGCGGTCATCGGCATCGCAGTGCTGGGCTCCCTGGTGGTGGCCCTGCTGGTGCTCTTCGTTGGCTACCGCCACTGGCAGAAGGGCAAGGAGCACCGGCACCTGGTGGTGGCCTACAGCGGGGGGCACCTGGACAGCTCTGAGTACGTCATGCCAG ATGTCCCCCCGAGCTACAGCCACTACTACTCCAACCCCAGCTACCACACCCTGTCACagtgctcccccaaccccctgccccctaACAAG GTTCCGGGCAGTCAGCCGTTCGCTGGTTTCCAGGGCCCGGATAACCACAGCACCCTACCCGCGGACTGGAAGCATCGCCGTGAGCCCCGGCCAGGGCCTCTGGAGCGGG GGCCCATCTCTGaagaggggctgggggccagtGTGGCTTCCCTGAGTAACGAGAACCCCTATGCCACCATCCGGGACCTGCCCAGCCTCCTCAGGAGCCCCCGGGAGAGCAGCTATGTGGAGATGAAAGGTCCTCCTGCAGGGCCCCCCCCCAGGCAGCCAGCTCAGGTCTGGGACAGCCAGCGCCGGCGGCACCCCCAGCCACAGAGAGATAGTGGCACCTATGAAGAGCCCAGCCCTCTGACCTATG aCCGAGACTCTGTGGGCTCCCAGCCCCCACTGCCTCCGGGCCTGCCCCCTGGCCACTACGACTCACCGAAGAACAGCCACATCCCCGGGCATTACGACTTGCCTCCAGTTCGGCACCCCCCATCACCCCCGCTCCGGCGCCAGGACCGCTGA
- the PEAR1 gene encoding platelet endothelial aggregation receptor 1 isoform X2: protein MLPPLCPLQLLTLGLGLAGALSPSDPNTCSFWESFTTITKESHSRPFSLLPSEPCDRPWESPHACPQPTVVYRPVYRQVVRTEHRKRLRCCQGFYESGDTCVPLCAQECVHGRCVAPGRCQCEQGWRGDDCSSACAPGVWGPQCDEPCHCGNSSSCDPKSGACFCPLGLQPPRCLQPCPPGQYGPACGLRCRCHGAPCDPRTGACFCPPERKGPSCEMSCLPGPAGFCPRTQPCHNGGVYQASQGSCSCPPGWMGTICSLPCPEGFHGPNCSQECHCHNGGLCDRFTGQCRCAPGYTGDRCREECPVGRFGQDCAETCDCAQGARCFPANGACLCEHGFTGDRCAERLCPDGLYGLSCQEPCTCDPEHSLSCHPMSGECSCLPGWAGLHCNESCPQDTHGPGCQEHCLCLHGGVCQPDSGRCRCAPGYTGPHCASLCPPDTYGVDCSARCSCDNAIACSPVDGACVCKEGWQRGNCSVPCSPGTWGFGCNASCQCAHEAACSPRTGACTCTPGWHGVHCQLPCPKGQFGKGCASRCDCDHSDGCDPVHGHCQCQAGWTGARCHLPCPDGLWGADCSKSCTCKNGGTCLPENGNCVCAPGFRGPSCQKSCQPGRYGKRCVPCKCANHSSCHPSDGTCYCLAGWTGPNCSQPCPLGHWGADCAQSCQCGHGGTCHPQDGSCFCPPGWTGRLCLEGCSPGTFGANCSQPCQCGPGERCHPVTGACVCPPEDSGAPCRIGNQEPFTMMPTSPVAYNSLGAVIGIAVLGSLVVALLVLFVGYRHWQKGKEHRHLVVAYSGGHLDSSEYVMPDVPPSYSHYYSNPSYHTLSQCSPNPLPPNKGPDNHSTLPADWKHRREPRPGPLERGPISEEGLGASVASLSNENPYATIRDLPSLLRSPRESSYVEMKGPPAGPPPRQPAQVWDSQRRRHPQPQRDSGTYEEPSPLTYDRDSVGSQPPLPPGLPPGHYDSPKNSHIPGHYDLPPVRHPPSPPLRRQDR from the exons ATGTTACCACCTCTGTGCCCCCTGCAACTCCTgaccctgggcctggggctggctggAGCCCTCAGCCCCAGTGACCCCAACACCTGCAGCTTCTGGGAAAG CTTCACCACCATCACCAAGGAGTCCCACTCCCGCCCCTTCAGCCTGCTCCCCTCAGAGCCCTGTGACCGGCCCTGGGAGAGCCCCCACGCCTGCCCCCAGCCCAC GGTCGTCTACAGGCCGGTGTACCGCCAGGTGGTGAGGACGGAGCACCGGAAACGCCTGCGCTGTTGCCAAGGCTTCTATGAGAGCGGGGACACCTGTGTCC CGCTCTGTGCCCAGGAGTGCGTCCACGGCCGCTGTGTGGCTCCCGGCCGGTGCCAGTGTGAGCAGGGCTGGCGGGGCGACGACTGCTCCAGCG CCTGTGCCCCAGGCGTGTGGGGACCTCAGTGTGACGAGCCCTGCCACTGCGGGAACAGCAGCTCCTGCGACCCCAAgagcggagcctgcttctgccccttgGGCCTGCAGCCCCCACGttgcctccagccctgcccccccGGCCAGTACGGCCCCGCCTGCGGGTTACGCTGCAGGTGCCACGGAGCGCCCTGTGACCCCCGGAccggagcctgcttctgccccccgGAGAGGAAGGGGCCCAG CTGTGAGATGTCCTGTCTCCCGGGCCCCGCTGGCTTCTGCCCCAGAACCCAACCTTGCCACAACGGGGGTGTCTACCAGGCCTCCCAGGGCTCCTGCAGCTGCCCACCTGGTTGGATG GGCACCAtctgctccctgccctgcccagagGGCTTCCATGGACCCAACTGCTCCCAAGAGTGCCACTGTCACAATGGTGGTCTCTGCGACCGATTCACTGGCCAGTGTCGCTGCGCCCCAGGCTACACGGGGGATCG GTGCCGTGAGGAGTGCCCCGTGGGCCGCTTCGGCCAGGACTGTGCAGAGACGTGCGACTGCGCCCAGGGCGCGCGCTGCTTCCCGGCCAACGGTGCGTGTCTGTGCGAACACGGCTTCACTGGGGACCGCTGCGCCGAGCGCCTCTGCCCCGACGGCCTCTACGGCCTCAGCTGCCAGGAGCCCTGCACCTGCGACCCAGAGCACAGCCTCAG CTGCCACCCGATGAGCGGGGAGTGCTCGTGCCTGCCGGGCTGGGCCGGCCTGCACTGCAACGAGAGCTGCCCGCAGGACACGCACGGGCCCGGCTGCCAGGAGCACTGCCTCTGCCTCCACGGCGGCGTGTGCCAGCCCGACAGCGGCCGGTGCCGCTGTGCGCCCGGCTACACG GGCCCGCACTGCGCCAGCCTCTGCCCCCCCGACACCTATGGAGTCGACTGCAGCGCGCGCTGCTCCTGCGACAACGCCATCGCCTGCTCGCCGGTGGACGGCGCCTGCGTGTGCAAGGAGG GTTGGCAGCGTGGTAACTGCTCCGTGCCCTGCTCGCCTGGAACCTGGGGCTTCGGTTGCAACGCCAGCTGCCAGTGTGCCCACGAGGCAGCTTGCAGCCCCCGAACCGGAGCCTGCACCTGCACCCCTGGGTGGCACGGAGTGCACTGCCAGCTCCCCTGCCCG AAGGGGCAGTTTGGCAAAGGCTGTGCCAGCCGCTGTGACTGTGACCACTCTGATGGCTGCGACCCTGTTCATGGACACTGCCAGTGCCAGGCCGGCTGGACGG GGGCCCGCTGCCACCTGCCCTGCCCCGACGGCCTCTGGGGAGCCGACTGCAGTAAGAGCTGCACCTGCAAGAACGGGGGTACCTGCCTCCCGGAGAACGGCAATTGCGTGTGCGCCCCTGGATTCCGAGGGCCCTCCTGCCAGAAGT CCTGCCAGCCTGGCCGCTATGGCAAACGCTGTGTGCCCTGCAAGTGTGCCAACCACTCCTCCTGCCACCCCTCGGACGGGACCTGCTACTGCCTGGCCGGCTGGACAGGCCCCAATTGCTCCCAGC CATGCCCTCTAGGACACTGGGGAGCTGACTGTGCCCAGTCCTGCCAGTGTGGCCATGGGGGCACCTGCCACCCCCAGGATGGGAGCTGTTTCTGCCCCCCAGGCTGGACAGGACGCCTCTGCTTGGAAG GCTGCTCTCCCGGGACGTTCGGAGCCAACTGCTCCCAGCCATGCCAGTGCGGTCCAGGAGAGAGGTGCCACCCCGTCACGGGGGCCTGTGTGTGTCCCCCAGAGGACAGCGGTGCCCCCTGCAGGATTG GAAACCAGGAGCCCTTCACCATGATGCCTACCTCTCCCGTGGCCTACAACTCGCTGGGGGCGGTCATCGGCATCGCAGTGCTGGGCTCCCTGGTGGTGGCCCTGCTGGTGCTCTTCGTTGGCTACCGCCACTGGCAGAAGGGCAAGGAGCACCGGCACCTGGTGGTGGCCTACAGCGGGGGGCACCTGGACAGCTCTGAGTACGTCATGCCAG ATGTCCCCCCGAGCTACAGCCACTACTACTCCAACCCCAGCTACCACACCCTGTCACagtgctcccccaaccccctgccccctaACAAG GGCCCGGATAACCACAGCACCCTACCCGCGGACTGGAAGCATCGCCGTGAGCCCCGGCCAGGGCCTCTGGAGCGGG GGCCCATCTCTGaagaggggctgggggccagtGTGGCTTCCCTGAGTAACGAGAACCCCTATGCCACCATCCGGGACCTGCCCAGCCTCCTCAGGAGCCCCCGGGAGAGCAGCTATGTGGAGATGAAAGGTCCTCCTGCAGGGCCCCCCCCCAGGCAGCCAGCTCAGGTCTGGGACAGCCAGCGCCGGCGGCACCCCCAGCCACAGAGAGATAGTGGCACCTATGAAGAGCCCAGCCCTCTGACCTATG aCCGAGACTCTGTGGGCTCCCAGCCCCCACTGCCTCCGGGCCTGCCCCCTGGCCACTACGACTCACCGAAGAACAGCCACATCCCCGGGCATTACGACTTGCCTCCAGTTCGGCACCCCCCATCACCCCCGCTCCGGCGCCAGGACCGCTGA
- the PEAR1 gene encoding platelet endothelial aggregation receptor 1 isoform X3, whose protein sequence is MRAGTPVSGLGSLDSELLSSSGLTCWSCLLWPLLPGRALCAQECVHGRCVAPGRCQCEQGWRGDDCSSACAPGVWGPQCDEPCHCGNSSSCDPKSGACFCPLGLQPPRCLQPCPPGQYGPACGLRCRCHGAPCDPRTGACFCPPERKGPSCEMSCLPGPAGFCPRTQPCHNGGVYQASQGSCSCPPGWMGTICSLPCPEGFHGPNCSQECHCHNGGLCDRFTGQCRCAPGYTGDRCREECPVGRFGQDCAETCDCAQGARCFPANGACLCEHGFTGDRCAERLCPDGLYGLSCQEPCTCDPEHSLSCHPMSGECSCLPGWAGLHCNESCPQDTHGPGCQEHCLCLHGGVCQPDSGRCRCAPGYTGPHCASLCPPDTYGVDCSARCSCDNAIACSPVDGACVCKEGWQRGNCSVPCSPGTWGFGCNASCQCAHEAACSPRTGACTCTPGWHGVHCQLPCPKGQFGKGCASRCDCDHSDGCDPVHGHCQCQAGWTGARCHLPCPDGLWGADCSKSCTCKNGGTCLPENGNCVCAPGFRGPSCQKSCQPGRYGKRCVPCKCANHSSCHPSDGTCYCLAGWTGPNCSQPCPLGHWGADCAQSCQCGHGGTCHPQDGSCFCPPGWTGRLCLEGCSPGTFGANCSQPCQCGPGERCHPVTGACVCPPEDSGAPCRIGNQEPFTMMPTSPVAYNSLGAVIGIAVLGSLVVALLVLFVGYRHWQKGKEHRHLVVAYSGGHLDSSEYVMPDVPPSYSHYYSNPSYHTLSQCSPNPLPPNKVPGSQPFAGFQGPDNHSTLPADWKHRREPRPGPLERGPISEEGLGASVASLSNENPYATIRDLPSLLRSPRESSYVEMKGPPAGPPPRQPAQVWDSQRRRHPQPQRDSGTYEEPSPLTYDRDSVGSQPPLPPGLPPGHYDSPKNSHIPGHYDLPPVRHPPSPPLRRQDR, encoded by the exons ATGAGAGCGGGGACACCTGTGTCC GGGCTGGGGAGCCTGGACTCTGAGCTTCTGTCAAGTTCTGGCCTGACTTGCTGGTCCTGTCTTCTGTGGCCACTTCTTCCAGGCCGAG CGCTCTGTGCCCAGGAGTGCGTCCACGGCCGCTGTGTGGCTCCCGGCCGGTGCCAGTGTGAGCAGGGCTGGCGGGGCGACGACTGCTCCAGCG CCTGTGCCCCAGGCGTGTGGGGACCTCAGTGTGACGAGCCCTGCCACTGCGGGAACAGCAGCTCCTGCGACCCCAAgagcggagcctgcttctgccccttgGGCCTGCAGCCCCCACGttgcctccagccctgcccccccGGCCAGTACGGCCCCGCCTGCGGGTTACGCTGCAGGTGCCACGGAGCGCCCTGTGACCCCCGGAccggagcctgcttctgccccccgGAGAGGAAGGGGCCCAG CTGTGAGATGTCCTGTCTCCCGGGCCCCGCTGGCTTCTGCCCCAGAACCCAACCTTGCCACAACGGGGGTGTCTACCAGGCCTCCCAGGGCTCCTGCAGCTGCCCACCTGGTTGGATG GGCACCAtctgctccctgccctgcccagagGGCTTCCATGGACCCAACTGCTCCCAAGAGTGCCACTGTCACAATGGTGGTCTCTGCGACCGATTCACTGGCCAGTGTCGCTGCGCCCCAGGCTACACGGGGGATCG GTGCCGTGAGGAGTGCCCCGTGGGCCGCTTCGGCCAGGACTGTGCAGAGACGTGCGACTGCGCCCAGGGCGCGCGCTGCTTCCCGGCCAACGGTGCGTGTCTGTGCGAACACGGCTTCACTGGGGACCGCTGCGCCGAGCGCCTCTGCCCCGACGGCCTCTACGGCCTCAGCTGCCAGGAGCCCTGCACCTGCGACCCAGAGCACAGCCTCAG CTGCCACCCGATGAGCGGGGAGTGCTCGTGCCTGCCGGGCTGGGCCGGCCTGCACTGCAACGAGAGCTGCCCGCAGGACACGCACGGGCCCGGCTGCCAGGAGCACTGCCTCTGCCTCCACGGCGGCGTGTGCCAGCCCGACAGCGGCCGGTGCCGCTGTGCGCCCGGCTACACG GGCCCGCACTGCGCCAGCCTCTGCCCCCCCGACACCTATGGAGTCGACTGCAGCGCGCGCTGCTCCTGCGACAACGCCATCGCCTGCTCGCCGGTGGACGGCGCCTGCGTGTGCAAGGAGG GTTGGCAGCGTGGTAACTGCTCCGTGCCCTGCTCGCCTGGAACCTGGGGCTTCGGTTGCAACGCCAGCTGCCAGTGTGCCCACGAGGCAGCTTGCAGCCCCCGAACCGGAGCCTGCACCTGCACCCCTGGGTGGCACGGAGTGCACTGCCAGCTCCCCTGCCCG AAGGGGCAGTTTGGCAAAGGCTGTGCCAGCCGCTGTGACTGTGACCACTCTGATGGCTGCGACCCTGTTCATGGACACTGCCAGTGCCAGGCCGGCTGGACGG GGGCCCGCTGCCACCTGCCCTGCCCCGACGGCCTCTGGGGAGCCGACTGCAGTAAGAGCTGCACCTGCAAGAACGGGGGTACCTGCCTCCCGGAGAACGGCAATTGCGTGTGCGCCCCTGGATTCCGAGGGCCCTCCTGCCAGAAGT CCTGCCAGCCTGGCCGCTATGGCAAACGCTGTGTGCCCTGCAAGTGTGCCAACCACTCCTCCTGCCACCCCTCGGACGGGACCTGCTACTGCCTGGCCGGCTGGACAGGCCCCAATTGCTCCCAGC CATGCCCTCTAGGACACTGGGGAGCTGACTGTGCCCAGTCCTGCCAGTGTGGCCATGGGGGCACCTGCCACCCCCAGGATGGGAGCTGTTTCTGCCCCCCAGGCTGGACAGGACGCCTCTGCTTGGAAG GCTGCTCTCCCGGGACGTTCGGAGCCAACTGCTCCCAGCCATGCCAGTGCGGTCCAGGAGAGAGGTGCCACCCCGTCACGGGGGCCTGTGTGTGTCCCCCAGAGGACAGCGGTGCCCCCTGCAGGATTG GAAACCAGGAGCCCTTCACCATGATGCCTACCTCTCCCGTGGCCTACAACTCGCTGGGGGCGGTCATCGGCATCGCAGTGCTGGGCTCCCTGGTGGTGGCCCTGCTGGTGCTCTTCGTTGGCTACCGCCACTGGCAGAAGGGCAAGGAGCACCGGCACCTGGTGGTGGCCTACAGCGGGGGGCACCTGGACAGCTCTGAGTACGTCATGCCAG ATGTCCCCCCGAGCTACAGCCACTACTACTCCAACCCCAGCTACCACACCCTGTCACagtgctcccccaaccccctgccccctaACAAG GTTCCGGGCAGTCAGCCGTTCGCTGGTTTCCAGGGCCCGGATAACCACAGCACCCTACCCGCGGACTGGAAGCATCGCCGTGAGCCCCGGCCAGGGCCTCTGGAGCGGG GGCCCATCTCTGaagaggggctgggggccagtGTGGCTTCCCTGAGTAACGAGAACCCCTATGCCACCATCCGGGACCTGCCCAGCCTCCTCAGGAGCCCCCGGGAGAGCAGCTATGTGGAGATGAAAGGTCCTCCTGCAGGGCCCCCCCCCAGGCAGCCAGCTCAGGTCTGGGACAGCCAGCGCCGGCGGCACCCCCAGCCACAGAGAGATAGTGGCACCTATGAAGAGCCCAGCCCTCTGACCTATG aCCGAGACTCTGTGGGCTCCCAGCCCCCACTGCCTCCGGGCCTGCCCCCTGGCCACTACGACTCACCGAAGAACAGCCACATCCCCGGGCATTACGACTTGCCTCCAGTTCGGCACCCCCCATCACCCCCGCTCCGGCGCCAGGACCGCTGA